The following proteins come from a genomic window of Methanocella conradii HZ254:
- a CDS encoding thiolase domain-containing protein, with the protein MRDVAIIGAGCTRFGEMWERSFRDIVVEAGAQALEDAKLNGEEIEAMYIGNMSGGQFINQEHIGSLIADFAGLASTFHIPATRVEAACASGGLALRSAIMAVASGYHDIVVAAGVEKMTDVETGVTVDALASAADREWEGFMGATFPALYAMVARLHMHRYGTTREQLAQVAVKNHHNAVNNPRAQFRNEITIDTVINASMVADPFTLFDCSPITDGAAAVVLAPAEVARKYTDSPIYVLGSGHATDTISLHNRRDICTFDATVEAGKRAYKMAHMTPEDIDLVEVHDCFTIAEILAIEDLGFFKKGQGGPATLNGDTALGGKIPVNTSGGLKACGHPVGATGIKQAVECVEQLRGVAGKRQVKGAKVAMTHNVGGTGGTAVCHIFSNERRR; encoded by the coding sequence ATGAGAGATGTTGCTATCATTGGTGCCGGGTGCACCAGGTTCGGCGAGATGTGGGAACGGTCGTTCAGGGATATCGTGGTGGAGGCCGGCGCGCAGGCCCTCGAGGACGCGAAGCTGAACGGCGAGGAGATAGAGGCGATGTACATCGGCAACATGAGCGGCGGCCAGTTCATCAACCAGGAGCACATAGGCTCTTTGATAGCCGATTTCGCCGGCCTCGCCTCGACTTTCCACATACCCGCCACACGAGTTGAGGCTGCGTGCGCCTCGGGCGGCCTGGCCCTGAGGAGCGCGATAATGGCGGTGGCGTCGGGGTATCACGACATAGTCGTCGCAGCAGGCGTGGAGAAGATGACAGACGTGGAGACCGGCGTCACTGTGGACGCTCTTGCGTCCGCCGCTGACCGCGAGTGGGAGGGCTTCATGGGCGCGACCTTCCCTGCGCTGTACGCCATGGTCGCAAGGCTTCACATGCACAGGTATGGCACGACCAGGGAACAGCTTGCCCAGGTGGCAGTCAAGAACCACCACAATGCGGTAAATAACCCAAGGGCGCAGTTCAGGAACGAGATAACCATTGACACGGTCATTAACGCGTCTATGGTCGCCGATCCTTTCACGCTGTTCGACTGCTCGCCCATCACGGATGGCGCAGCAGCGGTGGTATTGGCCCCTGCAGAGGTGGCGAGGAAGTACACGGACTCGCCGATTTACGTTCTGGGGTCGGGCCATGCGACGGATACCATATCGCTGCACAACAGGCGCGACATCTGTACTTTTGACGCCACGGTTGAGGCGGGTAAGAGGGCGTATAAGATGGCGCACATGACTCCTGAGGACATCGACCTGGTGGAGGTTCACGACTGCTTTACGATTGCCGAGATACTGGCAATAGAGGATTTAGGGTTCTTTAAGAAAGGCCAGGGCGGCCCCGCGACGCTTAACGGCGATACGGCGCTGGGCGGGAAGATACCCGTGAACACATCTGGTGGGCTGAAGGCTTGCGGGCACCCCGTGGGCGCTACGGGCATCAAGCAGGCCGTGGAGTGCGTCGAGCAGCTCAGAGGCGTTGCTGGCAAGAGGCAGGTCAAAGGCGCTAAGGTTGCCATGACCCACAACGTGGGCGGCACCGGCGGCACCGCCGTCTGCCACATATTCTCGAACGAGAGGAGGAGATGA
- the hypB gene encoding hydrogenase nickel incorporation protein HypB, whose protein sequence is MHKVEVNVGANVTEANRREAEENRQHLDEHGVRAVDILGAVGSGKTMLIEKLTPLLQKRGVKVGAIVGDCYGDDDYQRIHALNIPTQNLNTGTECHLDAHMVHNALHRLPLDDIDFLFIENVGNMVCPTDFPVGSHKRVVIVSVTEGDDVVNKHPAIFRECEIGIINKVDLAEAVGASIERMERDMRRHNSNIKILKTNLKKGVGVEELADLLLEN, encoded by the coding sequence TTGCACAAGGTCGAAGTAAACGTCGGGGCGAACGTCACAGAGGCAAACCGCAGGGAGGCGGAGGAGAACCGCCAGCACCTGGACGAGCACGGCGTCAGGGCGGTGGATATCTTGGGGGCGGTGGGATCGGGCAAGACCATGCTCATCGAAAAGTTGACTCCACTGCTACAGAAGAGGGGGGTAAAGGTAGGGGCCATCGTAGGGGATTGCTATGGAGATGACGACTACCAGCGCATCCACGCGCTCAACATACCCACGCAGAACCTTAACACCGGCACCGAGTGCCACCTTGACGCCCACATGGTGCATAATGCGCTTCACAGGCTGCCGCTGGACGACATCGACTTTCTTTTCATCGAAAACGTGGGCAACATGGTCTGTCCAACAGATTTCCCCGTGGGAAGCCATAAGAGAGTCGTCATCGTGAGCGTCACAGAAGGGGATGACGTGGTCAACAAGCATCCGGCGATATTCCGTGAATGCGAGATAGGCATCATCAACAAGGTGGATCTGGCGGAGGCGGTAGGGGCAAGCATCGAGAGAATGGAGCGCGACATGAGGCGACACAACTCGAATATAAAAATACTAAAGACCAACCTGAAGAAGGGAGTGGGCGTAGAGGAGCTTGCCGACCTCCTGCTCGAGAACTAA
- a CDS encoding helix-turn-helix domain-containing protein: MQSNIVDLRARLAEKMAGEITLSANPGETIKKWRKSFEVSQIDLANAIGVSPSVISDYESGRRKSPGTTIISKIVEAMLDIDEKAGSHKIRAYESMLSYANSNVILDMHEYRSPVHLTKFARLIGAELVSGSMERSINGYTIIDSINAILQLSSEEFYRLYGWSTERALIFCNVSTGRSPMVALRVSTLKPAAVVLHGLEASRIDPIARKIAEVETFPLMASRMDIDTMISTLKGLKE, from the coding sequence ATGCAGAGCAACATCGTCGACCTGAGGGCAAGGCTCGCCGAGAAGATGGCGGGAGAGATCACGCTCTCGGCTAATCCGGGAGAGACGATAAAGAAGTGGCGCAAGAGCTTCGAGGTTTCTCAGATAGATTTGGCAAACGCCATCGGGGTATCGCCTTCTGTCATAAGCGACTACGAGAGCGGCCGGAGAAAGTCCCCCGGGACGACGATAATAAGCAAGATCGTGGAGGCCATGCTCGACATCGACGAGAAGGCCGGCTCCCATAAGATAAGGGCCTACGAAAGCATGCTCTCGTATGCAAACTCGAACGTTATTCTGGATATGCACGAGTACCGCTCGCCCGTACACCTCACGAAGTTCGCCAGGCTGATAGGCGCCGAGCTGGTCTCTGGCAGCATGGAGCGGTCCATCAACGGCTACACCATTATCGATAGCATAAACGCCATTTTACAGCTATCCTCGGAGGAGTTTTACAGGCTCTACGGGTGGAGCACGGAAAGGGCGCTCATTTTCTGCAACGTGAGCACCGGCCGCTCGCCAATGGTGGCGCTCAGGGTCTCGACCCTCAAGCCCGCTGCGGTGGTATTGCATGGCCTGGAGGCCTCCAGGATCGACCCCATCGCGAGGAAAATAGCGGAGGTGGAGACCTTCCCGCTCATGGCCTCCCGGATGGACATAGACACGATGATAAGCACACTAAAGGGATTGAAAGAATGA
- a CDS encoding hydroxymethylglutaryl-CoA synthase, which produces MTLGISSYGAYVPRYRIKVEEIAKVWGDDAEDLKSGLMVSEKSVPDMDEDTVTIAVEAARNAVARGADPAKIGAIYVGSESHPYAVKPTATIVAAAIGASPKMTAADFEFACKAGTAAIQACMGVVSAGLAETAMAIGADTSQGAPGDALEYTAAAGGAAFVISKSNLIAVINHTCSFTTDTPDFWRREGADYPRHGGRFTGEPGYFKHVLSASRMLLEKAGTKPSDYDYAVFHQPNGKFPTRAAQTLGFTREQIKQGLTCPKMGNTYSGASLIGLSAVLDVAKPGDRIFVTSFGSGAGSDSFDITVTERITEVQGLAPKTWDYIRDAKYVDYATYAKHKGKINVDH; this is translated from the coding sequence ATGACGCTAGGGATCAGTTCATATGGAGCGTACGTTCCACGGTATCGCATAAAGGTGGAAGAGATCGCCAAGGTGTGGGGAGATGATGCCGAGGATTTAAAGAGTGGCCTGATGGTATCCGAGAAGTCTGTGCCCGACATGGATGAGGATACCGTGACCATAGCCGTCGAGGCGGCGAGAAACGCCGTGGCAAGGGGCGCTGACCCCGCTAAGATTGGCGCCATCTACGTAGGCTCGGAGAGCCACCCGTACGCCGTGAAGCCTACTGCCACTATAGTGGCGGCAGCTATAGGCGCCAGCCCGAAGATGACTGCTGCGGACTTCGAGTTCGCCTGCAAGGCGGGCACAGCGGCCATACAGGCCTGCATGGGAGTCGTCTCGGCCGGCCTTGCCGAGACGGCCATGGCCATTGGCGCCGACACGTCCCAGGGCGCCCCGGGCGACGCTCTGGAGTACACTGCAGCGGCCGGGGGCGCGGCTTTCGTTATCAGCAAGTCAAACCTTATAGCGGTGATAAACCACACCTGCTCGTTTACGACTGACACCCCCGACTTCTGGAGGAGAGAGGGGGCGGACTATCCCAGGCATGGCGGCAGGTTCACCGGCGAGCCGGGCTACTTTAAGCACGTGCTCTCCGCCTCGAGGATGCTGCTCGAAAAAGCGGGCACGAAGCCTTCCGATTATGACTATGCGGTGTTCCACCAGCCGAACGGGAAGTTCCCCACCAGGGCGGCGCAGACGCTTGGCTTTACCAGGGAGCAGATTAAGCAAGGCCTGACCTGTCCCAAAATGGGCAACACTTACTCGGGTGCCAGCCTTATAGGCCTCTCAGCCGTGCTTGACGTGGCGAAGCCCGGGGACAGGATATTCGTCACCTCGTTCGGCTCGGGGGCTGGAAGCGACTCGTTCGACATCACCGTTACTGAGCGTATTACAGAGGTGCAGGGCCTGGCTCCGAAGACCTGGGACTACATAAGGGATGCGAAGTACGTCGACTACGCCACCTATGCGAAGCATAAGGGCAAGATAAACGTGGACCATTAA